The proteins below come from a single Miscanthus floridulus cultivar M001 chromosome 1, ASM1932011v1, whole genome shotgun sequence genomic window:
- the LOC136455214 gene encoding uncharacterized protein, producing MARRLLATLLAASLLLARPNTSSPPATTTYDELHLRGFPRGLLPANACAYTFDAGSTDFAVDLRSSCRIVLPTGGYLAAFSDRLTGCLDDRRISGLDGIHVRAFFRWWSITGTGNLLSLKRMFQVFQLFKRCYCIWMFQKYFGCCKSLIAFSCPASVSPPLSRCW from the exons ATGGCACGCCGCCTCCTCGCCACCCTCCTTGCGGCGTCACTCCTGCTTGCCCGCCCGAACACCTCGTCACCGCCCGCCACCACGACGTACGACGAGCTCCACCTCCGGGGCTTCCCGCGCGGCCTTCTCCCGGCCAATGCGTGTGCCTACACGTTCGACGCCGGCTCTACGGACTTCGCCGTCGACCTCCGCTCCAGCTGCCGCATCGTGCTGCCCACGGGAGGCTACCTCGCCGCCTTCAGCGACCGCCTCACGGGCTGCCTTGACGACCGCCGCATCTCGGGCCTCGACGGCATCCACGTCAGGGCCTTCTTCCGTTGGTGGTCCATCACAGGCACCGGCAACCTCCTTTCGCtgaagcgtatgtttcaagtgtttcagttgtttaagag GTGTTattgtatctggatgtttcaaaagtactTCGGATGTTGCAAGTCTCTCATCGCCTTCTCCTGCCCCGCCTcagtgtctcctcctctttctcgATGCTGGTGA
- the LOC136480249 gene encoding D-xylose-proton symporter-like 3, chloroplastic — protein sequence MASLGLFPSSVAASTAIRAPAPAPAAPTSASNRQPPHVRRLPVPALGHRAPAMDALRVSGAAEPLLRPVAAAAGGHPRLRVRTHAQGEGGAGRGAAAEGDAAFSWAPVIIPFFFPALGGLLFGYDIGATSGATISVQSPDLSGTDWFSLSSLQLGLVASSSLYGALGGSLLAYRIADFLGRRIELVTAAALYILGALVTGFAPNFVALIIGRVLYGIGIGLAMHGAPLYIAETSPSQIRGTLISLKELFIVLGILLGYFVGSLEIDNVGGWRYMFGFSAPLAAIMAIGMWTLPSSPRWLLLRAVQGKASMEDNKKKAIQALRTLRGRSASDKVLTDDVEDTIVSIKAAYAGQEAEGNVWEVFEGASLKAFTIGGGLVLFQQITGQPSVLYYAASILQTAGFSAASDAAKVAILIGLFKLLMTGVAVFKVDDVGRRPLLIGGVGGIALSLFLLAAYYKILNGFPFVAVGALLLYVGAYQVSFGPISWLMVSEIFPLRTRGRGISLAVLTNFGSNALVTFAFSPLKEFLGPANIFFLFGVIAVLSLVFVILVVPETKGLSLEEIESKILK from the exons ATGGCGTCCCTCGGCCTCTTCCCCTCTTCAGTCGCCGCATCCACCGCCATTCGCGCCCCAGCCCCAGCCCCCGCCGCGCCGACCAGCGCCAGCAACCGCCAACCGCCGCACGTCCGCCGCCTCCCAGTCCCAGCCCTCGGACACCGCGCGCCGGCGATGGACGCCCTCCGCGTGTCGGGGGCCGCCGAGCCTCTCCTCcgccccgtcgccgccgccgccggggggcACCCCAGGCTCCGC GTGCGGACCCATGCACAGGGCGAGGGCGGCGCCGGGCGTGGCGCCGCGGCGGAGGGGGACGCTGCCTTCTCGTGGGCTCCCGTCATCATCCC gttcTTCTTCCCTGCGTTGGGCGGTCTCCTTTTCGGCTATGACATTGGCGCAACCTCTGGAGCGACCATCTCTGTGCAA TCTCCTGATCTCAGTGGCACCGATTGGTTCAGCTTGTCATCTTTGCAACTAGGGCTTGTG GCCAGCAGTTCACTTTATGGCGCTCTTGGTGGCTCTCTTCTTGCATACCGCATTGCAGATTTTCTAG GAAGGAGAATAGAATTGGTCACCGCAGCTGCATTATATATTCTTGGTGCTTTAGTCACTGGATTTGCCCCTAATTTTGTAGCGCTAATCATAGGTCGTGTCTTGTATGGGATTGGTATTGGTTTG GCAATGCATGGTGCCCCTCTTTATATTGCGGAGACTTCTCCTTCACAAATACGTGGAACATTGATATCTTTGAAGGAGCTGTTTATTGTGTTAGGAATATTG TTAGGATACTTTGTAGGAAGTCTTGAAATTGACAATGTAGGAGGGTGGCGGTACATGTTTGGTTTTAGTGCTCCGCTTGCAGCTATTATGGCTATTGGTATGTGGACTTTACCATCTTCACCAAGATGGCTACTTCTCAGGGCAGTTCAAGGAAAGGCTTCTATGGAGGATAATAAAAAGAAGGCAATTCAAGCCCTTAGAACACTGAGGGGTCGCTCAGCAAGTGACAAGGTTTTGACAGATGATGTTGAAGATACAATTGTCTCTATTAAGGCTGCCTACGCAGGACAGGAAGCCGAAGGAAACGTTTGGGAGGTATTTGAGGGAGCTAGCTTGAAGGCCTTCACTATTGGCGGAGGTCTGGTTCTGTTTCAGCAG ATTACAGGTCAACCAAGTGTTCTATATTATGCAGCTTCAATACTTCAG ACTGCTGGGTTCTCAGCTGCATCAGATGCTGCCAAAGTAGCAATTTTGATTGGGTTGTTCAAG TTACTAATGACAGGTGTTGCGGTATTTAAAGTCGACGACGTTGGAAGGCGCCCATTATTGATAGGAGGTGTTGGTGGAATT GCTTTGTCACTCTTCCTACTGGCAGCTTACTACAAGATTCTGAACGGCTTCCCCTTCGTTGCTGTTGGTGCATTACTTCTTTATGTCGGTGCTTACCAG GTCTCATTTGGTCCAATTAGTTGGCTAATGGTGTCTGAAATCTTTCCACTCCGAACAAGAGGACGTGGGATCAGCCTTGCAGTACTAACAAATTTCGGCTCGAACGCTTTGGTGACATTTGCATTTTCACCCTTGAAG GAGTTCCTTGGGCCAGCCAATATATTTTTCCTGTTTGGCGTCATAGCAGTGCTCTCCCTGGTGTTTGTGATCCTCGTTGTTCCCGAGACCAAAGGACTGAGCCTGGAGGAGATCGAGTCTAAGATCCTGAAGTAA
- the LOC136493529 gene encoding L-type lectin-domain containing receptor kinase SIT2-like translates to MAAAAVTAVRVLVPVLLLALARGGGSAPAAPVEFTFTGFARENVTTSGAAVTSAGLLQLTNATNWVFGHTFYPAPLRFKDAATGAPLSFSTTFVAAILPRYPDAHGHGLAFALAPSAAGPARAVAGKYLGLFNTSDNVGNGTTSQVVAVELDTALDAEFDDINDNHVGVDVHSLKSVASKPAGYVDTATGGSVDVTLASGKLLQVWIEYDGATTRLEVTVSTAAVGVPRPRVPLVSCEVNLSSAVADQTYVGFSAANGAASSSHYVLGWSFRLGGGRAPDLDLSKLPRLPPPSGHKKATELPLLVSLVLLAVVVLLVASAAVTGLVVWRCRRFAEEQDWEVEYGPHRISYKDLHAATRGFCDVIGGGGFGVVYRGVLPPRPGGVEVAVKKVSHGSRQGLREFVSEIASMSRLRHRNLVQLLGYCRRRGELLLVYDYMVNGSLDKHLFGAGGNEPALSWEQRAKIVRDVAAGLLYLHEGWEQVVVHRDIKSANVLLDADMNGKLSDFGLARLHDHGSDSRTTHVIGTLGYLAPEMIKTGKATPSADVFAFGAFLLEVACGRRPMESLGNNGDPAGLVDSVLERWKAGRIKDARDPRIGKCDEDDLELVLKLGLLCSHPDPRCRPSMRQVVQILEGAAPVPETPPEDLGGAGGRIFGCYETFDEFVNVFPTTFEITAATTPPPCSPSSAEHQQLISS, encoded by the coding sequence ATGGCGGCAGCGGCTGTCACTGCCGTGCGCGTGCTGGTGCCCGTCCTGCTGCTCGCTCTGGCTCGAGGCGGCGGGTCAGCGCCGGCCGCACCCGTCGAGTTCACGTTCACCGGCTTCGCGCGCGAGAACGTGACGACCAGCGGCGCGGCCGTCACCTCTGCCGGCCTCCTGCAGCTCACCAACGCGACCAACTGGGTGTTCGGCCACACCTTCTACCCGGCGCCGCTGCGCTTCAAGGACGCCGCCACGGGCGCGCCGCTCTCCTTCTCCACCACCTTCGTCGCCGCCATCCTGCCGCGGTACCCGGACGCGCACGGCCACGGGCTCGCCTTCGCGCTCGCGCCGTCCGCGGCCGGCCCGGCGCGGGCCGTCGCGGGGAAGTACCTCGGCCTGTTCAACACGTCGGACAACGTGGGCAACGGGACGACGAGCCAGGTCGTCGCCGTTGAGCTCGACACGGCGCTGGACGCGGAGTTCGACGACATCAACGACAACCACGTCGGCGTTGACGTCCACAGCCTCAAGTCTGTTGCGTCCAAGCCCGCGGGGTACGTCGACACCGCCACCGGCGGGTCTGTCGACGTCACCCTGGCCagcgggaagctcctgcaggtctGGATCGAGTACGACGGCGCGACCACGCGCCTCGAGGTGACCGTGTCGACGGCGGCAGTCGGCGTGCCCAGGCCGCGCGTCCCGCTCGTGTCCTGCGAGGTCAACCTCTCGTCGGCGGTGGCCGACCAGACGTACGTCGGGTTCTCGGCCGCGAACGGCGCCGCCTCGAGCTCGCACTACGTCCTTGGCTGGAGCTTCCGCCTCGGCGGCGGCCGCGCGCCAGACCTCGACCTGTCCAAGCTGCCGCGGCTCCCGCCGCCGTCTGGGCACAAGAAGGCGACGGAGCTGCCGCTGCTCGTGTCACTCGTCCTCCTTGCCGTCGTGGTGCTCCTCGTGGCGTCAGCGGCCGTCACGGGACTCGTCGTCTGGCGCTGCCGGCGGTTCGCCGAGGAGCAGGACTGGGAGGTCGAGTACGGCCCTCACCGGATCAGCTACAAGGACCTGCACGCCGCGACCAGGGGTTTCTGCGacgtcatcggcggcggcggcttcggcGTCGTGTACCGCGGCGTGCTCCCGCCGCGGCCGGGCGGCGTCGAGGTCGCCGTCAAGAAAGTGTCCCACGGCTCGCGGCAGGGCCTGCGCGAGTTCGTCTCGGAGATCGCCAGCATGAGCCGGCTGCGCCACCGCAACCTGGTCCAGCTCCTCGGCTACTGCCGGCGGCGGGGCGAGCTGTTGCTCGTCTACGACTACATGGTCAACGGCAGCCTCGACAAGCACCTGTTCGGCGCCGGCGGCAACGAGCCGGCTCTGAGCTGGGAGCAGCGCGCCAAGATCGTCCGGGACGTCGCCGCCGGGCTGCTGTACCTGCACGAGGGGTGGGAGCAGGTGGTGGTGCACCGCGACATCAAGTCCGCCAACGTCCTCCTCGACGCCGACATGAACGGCAAGCTCAGCGACTTCGGCCTCGCGCGGCTCCACGACCACGGCAGCGACTCGCGGACGACGCACGTCATCGGGACGCTGGGGTACCTCGCGCCGGAGATGATCAAGACGGGCAAGGCCACTCCCAGCGCCGACGTGTTCGCCTTCGGCGCCTTCCTGCTCGAGGTGGCCTGCGGGCGGAGGCCCATGGAGTCACTCGGCAACAATGGCGACCCCGCGGGGCTCGTCGACAGCGTCCTCGAGCGCTGGAAGGCAGGGAGGATCAAAGACGCCAGGGACCCTCGGATCGGCAAGTGCGACGAGGACGATCTCGAGCTGGTGCTCAAGCTCGGGTTGCTGTGCTCGCACCCGGACCCCCGCTGCCGCCCAAGCATGAGGCAGGTGGTGCAGATACTGGAAGGCGCTGCGCCGGTGCCGGAGACGCCGCCGGAGGATCtaggcggcgccggcggcaggATCTTTGGATGCTACGAGACGTTCGATGAGTTCGTCAACGTGTTCCCGACGACGTTCGAGATCACCGCCGCCACGACGCCGCCACCTTGTTCGCCTTCCAGCGCCGAGCACCAGCAGCTAATCTCCAGCTGA
- the LOC136493623 gene encoding Bowman-Birk type trypsin inhibitor-like, whose protein sequence is MRTQALFFLTFALLAVLAQSSNRHHHHHHHHSHVQSRGQGAGGGGGGELASRGKAAARAWPCCDSCGGCTKSEPPRCQCLDAVPRGCHPACRDCVKSSLSADPPVYQCMDRVPNFCQRRCTAPAAAH, encoded by the exons ATGAGAACCCAAGCGCTGTTCTTCCTCACATTCGCCCTTCTCGCCGTGCTCGCGCAGTCCAGCAAcaggcaccaccaccaccaccaccaccactcccaTGTTCAAAGCAGAG GGcagggagcaggaggaggaggaggaggggagcttGCGAGCCGGGGCAAGGCGGCGGCGCGAGCGTGGCCGTGCTGCGACAGCTGCGGCGGGTGCACCAAGTCGGAGCCGCCGCGGTGCCAGTGCCTGGACGCCGTCCCCCGCGGGTGCCACCCGGCGTGCAGGGATTGCGTCAAGTCCAGCCTCAGCGCCGACCCGCCGGTGTACCAGTGCATGGACCGCGTCCCTAACTTCTGCCAGCGCCGCTgcaccgcgcccgccgccgcgcacTGA